Part of the bacterium genome is shown below.
ACGCAGCATCTCGCGTAACAGCGGACCATCCACTTTCCATTCGATGTCGCGCCATATTCCCGGTATCAGCAGCAGAGCGGTCAGAATGCTCGCGATCAGATTCGCGATCAAGACGCCTTGCAGGCCGAGTCCCATCACTTCGATGAAATAGATATTCAGTCCAAGAGTCACCGCGACGTTAATCAGCTTCTGTCCGGCGAAGACAAGCGGCCTGTTCTCACTTCGCAGTCTTAGAAACGGATAGGCACCTATGGTGTCAAAGAACAATACGCCGATGCAGATCAGCACGTTTGGTGCAACGGTCGCCGGATCTTGCGGCGTAGTGATGAGCAGATCGCCGATTGGGGCGCTGACCAAAGCAAGCACCGCGCTCAATCCGAGGCTCGTTCCGAGGGCGAGCACGATCGTGGTTCCGGTTACGACCGGTTTCGAACGCCCGTGATCGCTCAGATTGTAAAAACGCAAGTAGGCGATGTCCATGCCATACGCATAGAACGTATACATTACCGCCAGAAACAGATAGTAGAGCGACAGCTCGCCGTAGTCCGCTGCTGACATGCGATGGCTGTAATACGGCAGCAGCAGGAACGTAATGGACCGAGTTAGTACGTGCGCAAGACCATAGATAGCGGATTCTTTGGTCAGCGCGCGCAGCCGATGGGATACACTATTAGACGACAAAAAGCAGGTAAGGTAGAGTAAAGATCAGCAGGAAGAGCCACGGAGATTGCAGACGGACCGGCAGGTTAGCGATTCCGATGGCAATGGCGGGCCACGCCACAAATAAATAGCGACCTTCGGCTTGATCGTAGCGCAAATTCAGCCATAGGAATCCACATAGAACAGTTAGAGCGAACAGCATCATCAATGGTGATTGCACGCGCCTGCGAAAGATACCGCCCACGACCGCCGTAAGCAAGACCAAGCCGGGGAGCATCAAGACCCCGCCCTTGGCTCCACCCCACAACTCGCTCCAGGGAAAGATCGCTGAACGTGTGAAGTAAGATAGAAACGTCGCGCTTGGCCAATGCCACAAAGCCGCGCCAAATCCGGCGGATAGCGGCAGGAATCCACCAAAGTGCTCGACGTTGCGCCACGCCAACGGCGCCAGTGCTATCGCAATTGCAAGAAGTGTCAGAGCGAATCGGGCGGGTGACTTGTCACTTACGATAAACAGCGTATAGAGAACGAATGGTGCGACCAAGAGCAGAGACGCCTTAACGTACAGGCCGATGACGAAAAGCGTGGCAATTGCGGCGAGAGTGGACGGACGTCGGACTTCAAGGCTCCTGAGGCACGCTAGGGAAATGACTCCCGCAACAAGCCAGGCGAGGGCCTCATTGCCGGCCTGAGTCGAGAAGCGAGCCATAACGCCGGACAAGGAAAGTAGAATGATGGTGGCCGAGTGGATCGCTCCCCCGCGACCGCCGACCAGCTCATCGCAAAGCTGCCAGGCCACGACCAAGATCCCAATCCAGCACGCCAGTGACAGCCAACGCCCGACGAAGGCGATGGCATCGGCGTCTCCTGCCGTGACCAGCTTGCAGGCAAGCGCATGGAGAATGTAATAGAACGGAGACTGGTAATTCTCAAAGGAGGGTGTAGCGCCCGCGAGCCAGTCGGCAATCGGTTCGCCGTTCGATGGCAAAGAGCCCGTCCGCAAAATGTGCTGGGTATAGGCGACGTGGGCAACTTCATCGTTATACGCAGACAGCTTGCCCACTTGAACGGGTTGGTCAAACGGCGTTTGAAATATCAACGCAACGCGCACAACCAATCCAAACGCCAGCGCGATGATGAGCGCTTCCCGCCACCCACCCTTCAATGAATTCAGCGAGTCAGTAGCGATTGTCCGGTCATCTCCGCAGGCTGCGAGACTTGCAAATACTCGAGGATGGTGGGTGCGAGGTCGGCCAAGCGCCCTCCGTCGCGCAAACGCATGCCGACCGGTGCGTGCAGCAACGCGACAGGAACAAGATTCGTTGTGTGAGCAGTATGGGGGCCGTTTGTCGTCGGATCCCACATTTGTTCCGCATTTCCGTGATCGGCCGTAATGAGCAAGGCGTAATCGGCCGCGCGCGCGGCTTCGACCATGCGCTTGACGGCGCCGTCAACGGCTTCGACAGCGCTGACCGCCGCGTTCATGACGCCTGTGTGACCAACCATGTCGCAATTTGCGAAATTGACGCAGATGAATTCGTACCGTTGCTCGCGAATGGCGTTGCAAAGTTGTTGAGTGACTTCCGGGGCACTCATCTCGGGCTGCAAGTCATACGTTGCCACTTTGGGCGACTGAATTAGGATTCTATCCTCTTGCTCAAAAGGGGTATCTTGCCCGCCATTGAAGAAGAACGTAACGTGCGGGTACTTTTCTGTCTCAGCGATTCGCAATTGCCGAAGACCATGCTGAGAAAGCACTTGTCCGAGAATCTTTGACAGTGACTGCGGTGGGAACAGCACCGGGAAACGATAGGCTTCATGGTATTGAGTCATTGTAACATACGAACGCAACTGGAACGGACAAGCAAACTCGGCGAATGCAGGGTCCGTTAGGGCAGCGGTCAATTGGCGAGCGCGGTCGGCGCGGAAATTGAAAAAGAGCGCGCCGTCGCCATTTTGAATGCGAGTAGGCGTTTGGGAGGCGATGATGGTTGGAAGAATAAACTCGTCAGTCGTACCGGCATCGTACGACGCCTGCACTGCGGCACTGGGTGTTGAGGCGTGCAAACCCGTGCCATGAACCAGTGCATCGTAGGCCTTGGCGAGTCGCTCCCATCTTTTGTCGCGATCCATCGCATAGTAGCGGCCCGCCACAGTGCCGATTATGCCGACGCCAATCTCGGTCATCCATCGTTCCAGCGTAGCAACATGATCCATGCCGCTGTGGGGTGGCGTGTCCCGGCCATCGGTGAATACGTGGATGACGACATTTTTGAAATTGTCGCGTCGGCATGTCTCAAGAATCGCGCGTACGTGGTTCAACGAGGAGTGAACGCCGCCGTCACTGATCAGACCCAATAGGTGCAGCGTCGCGTCGCGCGCGCGCAGTTCGGCCAGCAGTGACAGCAGCACGGGATTCGAATAAAATGAACCGTCGCGTATCGCTACGTCAATGCGCGTTATATCCTGATAGACGACTCGGCCCGCGCCAATATTCAGATGGCCAACTTCGCTGTTGCCCATTTGTCCCGCGGGCAGGCCGACATCTTCGCCACATGTGATCAGCGTGGCGGATGGATTATCGCGCCACATGGCGTCAAGATACGGCGTATCAGCCTGCGTGACTGCGTTGTATGGACCGGCCGGTGCAAGACCGTAGCCATCCAGAATTGCGAGAATAATGCGACGTGTGTTCATTGACTATTTTCAAAATTGCGGCCAGGCACGCGATCGTTGCCGCGCCGCTCTGTGATGCCGATCATGTCGAGGTACTCGAGAAACGGAACGACATACTTCCTTGACGAGGTAAGAACTTTGCTAAGTTCTGAAACCTGTACGGTGCCCTGGCGCAGGAGCAGGTCGCGCACTAATTGAACGGCGTTCGCAAAGACGGACTTCTCGAAGAACATGTCCGTCCCGAGCCGCATTGCTCGATCTGTGCGCATGGCGATCACGAGCGCACGCTCGATGTCGCTCTTTGACCGGCCGAGCCGTTCGCTAAGCATGCCTGAATTCGACGGAGCGAAACCGTCAGTTTGTAACTGCTGTAAAATTGACTCGAGGAGCTTGGCCGTATTCTCGTCGAGTGTGTTTGACGCTGTTTGGAGGCGGACCAGCCCGTCTTGAATGATGATTCGTTTCTGCCGCTGCAATTCCGCGAGTGCATGACTCAGCAGCGGTTCAGGAAGGGCGCGCAGCGATGCCGCAAGCTGAGCGGATGTGAAGCCTGTGGCATCTTTTTGCCGCGCATGAAGTTCGGCGATTTGTTTCAGAATTGTATCGCACCAGCGGCGGAGACTACTGGCGTGAAATGCGAAGCCGGCGTGGAAGCTGACGGCGTTGTCGCCCTTCAAGAAGTGGGTCGTTAACCAGTCGTCGCTCACGCCAAAGTTCTGGCCGAGTGCGCGCAGTGTAAGTCCGTATGGTGCGCGGTACTCAAGCCAAACTGTAAGCACGCTGGCCAAGTCCGTGACGGCAAATCGCGAAAGAATATCGGCGGCTTGCGCGCGTTGGCGAGCCGGCCGCAACGGCGGGTCGGATTCCAAGACAAGAGCGCCGCCCAATGTATCCATCGGCGAATAGCGACGGATAATACAGCGGTCGTTCCATATCGCAACTACCGGCTCATCGAGCAACAGCAGGCCATAAAGAAACTCATCCCGCGATCCGAGCAAGCGGAATCGTGCCATCACTTCTTGTGTGCCGATCAACACGCGCACGCGCTGGCGATCCTTCAAGGGCGGCGCTTCCGCGATTTGCTCAAAACGTATGGCGAGACGGCGCGAGGCCCTAAGCGCATGCGGCTGCGTGAGCGTCTGCCCGCGCACAGGAATCTCGTCGCAATTGACGTTCAGAGCAGCGCGCATCCCGGCGCGCAGAACGGTATGCTCACGAGCATTGGATTGGAGTTGCTTCACTCGCGCGGGCACTGCACCGGGTTGGAACTCGACTCGTTGTTCTTTCTCAACGGTGCCGGAGAGCAAAGTCCCCGTGACCACCGTGCCGTGGCCGTGAATCGTGAAGACGCGGTCAATCGGTATGCGCAAGACACCACGATCTGATCGGCGGGCGGCCGTAGGAAGAGTCTTCACCAAGTACTCACGCAAGGAAGGAATGCCCGCGCCGGACAGTGAATCCACTTCGAAGATCGGCGCGTCAACAAGAAAGGTACCGAGGGTCACTTCGCGGATCTGTTCTTTGACGAGTTCGCGCCATGATGACTCGGTCACGCCGCACTTGGTCAGCACGATGGCGCCCGACGGTATGCCGAGCAATCGAAGAATATGCAAATGCTCACGAGTCTGAGGCATTACGCCATCGTCGGCGGCAATGACGAGCAACGCAAAATCCACCGTCGCCGCGCCGGCGACCATATTGTGGATGAACTTCTCGTGACCTGGCACGTCAATAATCGCGGCGACATCTTCAAGAAATGCGTAGCCGAGGTCAATCGTAATCTGCCTGCGCTTCTCCTCGGGAAGGCGATCCGGATCCGTTCCGGTGAGAGCGCGAACGAGGGACGATTTTCCGTGGTCAATGTGTCCGGCGGTGCCGACGATGACTCGGCCCATTATTCGCGCCGGAATATGCTCTGCATATCAAATGTATGGTACTCGGCCATGCACCATTGACAGCCGTTATATTGAGGCCTGTGCTGCGTGTCAATCATGCGCTTCACTTGATCCAGAGTGTACACTTTACGGCGTTTGTCTTCTGGAATCTTTTTGATCTGGCACTCGTACTTCGGCGATGCCATGCTATGAATGATCAGGTTTTCTTCGTCAACGAGAAACATGATTAGTCCTCGGTGTGTTTGGAAGTAGTAGGCTGCGCGAACTTGGCACGCAGCAAGCGAAGTTCTGTGGGAGTAAGTTCGCGCCAGCGGCCGGGACGCAAACTGCCGAGCTTGATGCCGGCTTGTTCAATGCGAGTCAGCGAAATTACGTGCGAACCCAGTGCCGTAATCATGCGGCGCAGTTGGCGTTTTCGGCCGTCACCCAGGGTCACATCGTAGACGGAAGCAGTGACTTGGGTGACCTCTATGGCGCGCGCAAGTCCATCGGCCAGCTCGATGCCTCGAACAAGCCGCATGGCCTGCTTGTACTCAAGCTGCGGATGAACTTCAACTCGGTACACTTTGCGTGACCCGAAGCTGGGATGGGCCAGCCGATGCGCAAGGTCCCCGTCGTCCGTTATCAACATCAGTCCGGCGGAATCGCGATCGAGGCGGCCCACCGGGAAATACCGGCGGTCCTTCGGAAGATAGTCGAGGATTATGGTCCCCTCTTCCCGACTGAGCTTGCACGTGCTCAGGACGCCAACGGGTTTGTTCAACATGAGCACTTTGGGATCGAGTGCCGCCAGGACTCGCTGGCCGTGAACGTGAACGACATCGTTTTCGGGATCAACGGTCACGCCGAGTCGTGTGGTCCGACGGTTGTTCACAGTAACCGCGCCGGAGGCGATAAGTTCATCCGCGGCGCGACGTGAGCAGACGCCGTGACGCGCGAGATAGCGGTTCAATCGTTCCGGCTTCAGCAAAAGACCCTCGGGTTGAGGGTCTATTGCGCGAGGGCCGCCCGTTCGGCGCACGGCCTTCAACTCTGAGTCAGGACGCTGGACTTCTTGAAGCGCGCCTGCCATTTATCGAGGGGAATATCCGTCTTGGACTTGAACTTGAGTTTGCGCTTGCCGAACATCGAATCCACCCGGATCGTCAATTCCGCAACCTGATCGTCCATCAAGGCGACGATTTCTTCGGCAACAAGATCCTCATACTGAACTTTGATCGCGCGTTCGCCGGGATACAAGCTGCCCATCAAGGTCGCGTCAAACTTGCCCTTGGGACCATCCAAGATGAGTTCACCGTCCACGAAGACCCGGAGCTTCGACGCATCGAAGCGAACGAAGTTCTCTCCGGGGACGACGGCGACCATGGCACTCCCCGACAGCCGCTGGTACGTGCCGACAACTTCCTGATTCGGAGCATCTGCCGTCACGCTGATGCGCACCGGTTCAGGCGTCTTGTATCCGGGTACATCCGCAAACTCGACAATTCGCGTACCGTACTCCGTGCTGATTGTAGCCGCACCGACTCCAACGGCGACGCCATCGAGGCGAATTCCGGCGGCCAACGGCTTGGTTTGCACGGTCAGTTGCGGCACAGGAAGCTGTTGCAGCGGCTGCATGGAGAACGCGGCAAGTTCGGCTTGCGAATCAGCTGTTAGGTAAACCTCGATGCTATCCGGCTTAACAATGTGCCCATCGAGTTCGAGAGTGAAAACGTAGATGCCGCGATCCAACCCGCGAAACGTGTGCGGAGTACGGTTGCCGGTGCGCGCCCCATTGACCACGATCAACGCGCCAACAGGTTCCGATGAGACTGTGATTTGCGTGCCTGTAAGGGCGCGTACGGATTCGATCGGTATCGAGCCGAGGTCGGTCGCGGTAGTGTCAGCGGCCGATCGGCGCTGATGCGGAATGAAATCCGTTACCGGGCGTTCAAAGCGTTCGGTCTCCCGGTCAACATCCTCTTCATAATCCATCATGGTGCGGCGGGCCGGTGCAGGCGGTATCGAGCGCACCGCCTCTTCGTCGCGCGCAAATGCATCCTGCCGAACGCGGTCACGCGATGCAATATTATCCGATTTGACCACGTCGGCTGAGTCGCGCAACGTGAAGACCGCTACTGCGGTCCGGTCACGTTGAATCTCCACGATGGCCACCTCGGGATCAGCAATCATGCCGAGCGCACGAACGGTGACCAATCGGCGACCGGTCGGCAGACCGGTCAACACCGTGTCCGTGGTCGCGCCGGTCTGGACGCCGTCCACGAAAATATCAACGCCTTTGACGCTCGACGTGACGCGTAAGTCGCCCTGAGGAGTGGCATCCCGATTGAGTATCCACCAAGCCGCCGCTGTAATGACCAGCAACGGTAGAACAATCCGCGCGAGATTGCCGACAAGTTGGACGATAGGACGTGAGTTGCGTCGGGGCATAGGTATTGGTTAAGTGCGAGGGGAGTCTGACTTGGAGTCGAGGAACGGCTTCAGCAGTTCAATCGGGATCGGGAAGATCGTCGTCGAATTGTTTTCCGCCGCTATCTCAACCAATGTTTGCAGGTAACGCAGCTGCAAAGCTTGCGGGTGTTTGGAAATTATGGCGGCTGCTTCGGTCAACTGGTCGGCGGCCTGGCGCTCGCCTTCGGCGGCGATGATCTTGGCCCGGCGCTCACGCTCGGCCTCGGCTTGCCGGGCCATTGCGCGCTTCATCTCTTGCGGCAAGTCAACGTGCTTCAGCTCGACCAGTGAAATCTTGATTCCCCATGGGTCGGTCTGACGATCAATGATCTGCTGCAGTTCGTCATTGATCTTTTCACGCTCGGAGAGAATTTCATCAAGTTGGATTTGTCCCAGCACGCTGCGCAGCGTCGTTTGCGACAACTGGCTCGTGGCGAACATATAGTTCTCCACGTCAAGCACGGCCTTGGAGGGATCCATGACTCGGAAATAGACGACGGCGTTGACTTGCAACGAAACGTTGTCCCGCGTGATGACATCCTGCGGCGGCACGTCGAGCACGACTGTACGCAAGCTAATCTTGACCATCTTGTCCACCAACGGAATCAAGATAATCAGGCCCGGGCCCTTGACACCGATGACACGTCCCAAACGAAACACGACACCGCGCTCGTATTCGTTCAAGATGCGAATCGAGGTGCTGATGACAAATACAGCGAACACTACGATGAAAGCAACCAGCGGTAACATGGCTACTCCTCTACGTGGTTATCCGGTCTGTGACCGGTTCGACGGACAATTCCATGCCATTGACTGCGGTAACCCGAACGCGGGCGCCACGCTCAATGTCCTGCGAACTATGAGCGGACCACAGCTCGCCGTGGACAAGTACTTTGCCGTTAGGGTGCAACGGCGACGAAACGGTGCCCGTTTCGCCAACCAGGCCTTCAACGCCGGTGACAACTTTACGCGACTGCGCGCGCAGCCCCATGCCGACCACGAGAGCGAAGAAGAGCGCGGTCACGATGGCAGCCGGGATGATAATTTCCAGGCCAACCGATAGTCCGGTCGTCCCAGACTGAAACAGCATCAGTGATCCAAGTACCATGCTCACCACTCCCGCAACGGAGAGTAATCCGTAACTGGTGATCTTGATTTCGAGTACGAATAGGATAATCGCAAAAGCGATCAACAACAGCCCCGCCCAATTGACAGGCAAGAGCTGCAAGCTGTAGCAGGATAGCAGTAAGGACAGTCCGCCGATTACGGCGGGGAATACTGCGCCGGGATTATACAGCTCGAAGAACAGACCGTAAATGCCGATCAAGAGTAGGATGTACGCGATGTTTGGATCGGCGATCACATCCAGCACGCGCAGGCGCATGCTCATGGGCGGCTTGGCGATCACGGCGTCACGGGTGCTGAGCGTGTCAGGCCGTCCGTCCACCGTAACGATACGGCCGTCGAGCATGACCAACAGCGAATCCGGCGACGGTGCAATGATTTCAATAACGCCCATGGCGAGCGCTTCAGATTCGGTAATGGACTTGCTCTCGCGAACGGATTGCTCGGCCCATTCAACGTTTCGGCCGCGCTGTTCGGCCAACGTGCGCGCGAACGCCGCCGCGTCGTTGGTGATTTTGCCTTCCATCACGCCAGACGTATCCGAACCGCCGGATCCGCCCAAGCCTACAGGGTGCGCAGCACCTATATTCGTGCCTGGAGCCATTGCCGCAACATGCGCCGCCAGCGTGATGAACACGCCTGCGGATCCCGCGCGTGCACCGGAAGGTGCAACGTAGACGATAACTGGAATGTCCGAGGCAAGGATCGTCTTGCACATCATCCGGGTGGTCTTCAGCAGGCCGCCGGGAGTATCGAGTTCGATCACCAAGGCCTCCGCGTCCACGCGCCGGGCCTCGTCGAGAGCGCTTTCGAGCATTTCATTGGCGACGGGACCAATTCCACTGTCCAGCGTCAGCCATTGGACCGTGCCTGCGCGAGCTGCGCAGGCCGCGGCCATGAGCAACAACAGGATCCGCAGCATGGTAGTTACCTATGCCTTCTTGTCCGCAACCGACAAGATTGTTTCCGCAAGCTCTGTCAATTCAGAGTCGGACACGGTGCGCAAGTTCACAAGCACCGTGTCATTTTGAACGACTGCTATAACCGGCGTACGCGCAGTACGTAGCCCGCGCGCGAACCGTGCCGCCGACTGACGCGCTGGGTTCAAAGCCAAGGCAAACGACGGTAGGGGCGTCGCCGGCAGCGTTCCCGATCCCGCTTGGGCCGGTGATTCACAGACTTCGATCTGCGCCCAATCGCCGCCCTTCACCAAAGACAACAGCCTGTCGGCTCGTGTGCGCGTCGTTTCTGGCATTTCCGCGAACATGCTCCAAACCGGAACCTCACGAGCAGGACGGTCAGGGTGCAAAAAGCTCAGCAGCGTGGCCGACAGCGCGGCGACTTCAAGTTTGCCGGGACGCAAGACACGGGCCAGCGGGGACTTCTTCAGCTTGGCAACAAGCTCCGTACGGCCCAGAATCAATCCGGCCTGCGGGCCTCCGAGGACCTTGTCGCCCGACACCAGTACCAGATCGGCTCCGGCCGACAAACTTTGAGCAACATGCGGCTCGGTCGGCATGCCGAGCTTCGCCCAGTCCCATAGCAGGCCGCCGCCGAGGTCATCTACACACAGAGCACCAAAAGAGTGTGCCAAGGTCGCCAGGTCCGCCACTTCGACGCTCTCGGCGAAGCCCTCGACGCGGAAATTGGACGGGTAGGCGCGCAGCAGCATCGCTGTTTTATCCGACACGGCTGCGGCGAAATCTGAAATGCGTGTGCGGTTGGTCGTGCCGACTTCGATCAGCTTCGCTCCGGCCCGTGCCATGATCTCGGGTAGGCGAAAGCTGCCGCCGATTTCAATGAGCTGGCCGCGGGATACGATGACTTCGCGGCGGGCAGCGAGACTATTCAGAACAAGAAAGAGCGCGGCGGCGTTATTGTTCACCATGAGCGCAGCGTCTGCTCCCGTGATCCAAGCCAAGAGCGATTCGACATGGCTCTGGCGGTCCCCGCGGTCCCCGGACTCGAGGTCAAATTCCAAGTCACAGTATCGTGCTGTGTCGGCAACGGCTGCGATTGCCGCAGCGGAAAGCGGCGCCCGGCCCAAACCGGTGTGCAGAATAACTCCGGTCGCGTTAATCACGCGACGCGGTCCGGAATTGAGGCGACGCTCGATTTCACGAACGATGCGCAGCGCGAGCTGTTCTTCGTCAGGCGCTTCTTTCCCACGGGCAAGCGCTTCTCGCGCGCTGTCCAATTGCTCGCGCACGAGTCGAGTCAAATGCGGAGTGGCAATGCGATCGCGATAGGCGCGTAGTTCACTGCGTTCGAGCAGTTTGTCCACGCCGGGCAGGTTGCGGCGCGCGTCGTTTTGCGCGCACATCCTTAGAGCGACGTTTCCAATGTGAAGCGCAACCCCGAGAAAGCCTGAACCTGACGGCAAACGCCGTTTGAACACTTCAGCCCACCGCGCTCAGTGCCATAAAAGAGGATTGCGCGATGTTTGCCGGCGGCCAGTTGCCAGGCGACTTCACCGGACATCCATGCGTCGCCCTCACGCTTTTGCAGCTCTTCATCGTCCGTCATCTGCACGGACAAGTAGAGTGAGAGTGTCGGTGACGGAACCCACGAGACGGCGTAAAGCATGTCGTGATACTTCTCGTCGTCCCGTGACTTATCCGTAATCAAGAGCTGTTCGACTTCAAACTCAAGCTCCTGACTACCACGAAAAGGAAACGTCGCGCGGACCTGGCCCCAAGTGCGTTCCTGCCAGATCGCCGCGGATTCTTCATTCGCTCCTAATTCGACAAAAAGCTGTTGACCGCCGTCGAACGAGTGATCCACGTTGGCAAAAATATCCCAATAAGCGCGGTACTTCTCCTCAAGGGTCGGCAGCGGAATCGTCTCGTCGTCTTCTGAATGGCGGCTATTGGCGTTGAAGTGGCCCGTAACGAATGTATTCTCCGCGAGGGATCCATTCAGTTCAATTTGCGCACCAACTTCGTCCGGGACATTCATGACGTGCGGCTCGCGGCCCTGCAGAAGTCGCGGTCCAACTTCGCGAAAGGTCGTCGGCGGATTTTGTATCTGCGTGGCGCGGCCGTAGTTGTAATCGGCGTACTCGGCCAGCAGCGACCATCCCCAGCGGGAGAGCACGACGCCCACGAACGTGGCGTGACCGGCTTCGTCTCCGCCTGTCAGTATCTGTTCGTTCCAGACGCGCTCGCCGTACACGTTCACCGGGCCGCGCGTGAAATTCCAATCCACTCCGGCGACGCTGG
Proteins encoded:
- the selB gene encoding selenocysteine-specific translation elongation factor, encoding MGRVIVGTAGHIDHGKSSLVRALTGTDPDRLPEEKRRQITIDLGYAFLEDVAAIIDVPGHEKFIHNMVAGAATVDFALLVIAADDGVMPQTREHLHILRLLGIPSGAIVLTKCGVTESSWRELVKEQIREVTLGTFLVDAPIFEVDSLSGAGIPSLREYLVKTLPTAARRSDRGVLRIPIDRVFTIHGHGTVVTGTLLSGTVEKEQRVEFQPGAVPARVKQLQSNAREHTVLRAGMRAALNVNCDEIPVRGQTLTQPHALRASRRLAIRFEQIAEAPPLKDRQRVRVLIGTQEVMARFRLLGSRDEFLYGLLLLDEPVVAIWNDRCIIRRYSPMDTLGGALVLESDPPLRPARQRAQAADILSRFAVTDLASVLTVWLEYRAPYGLTLRALGQNFGVSDDWLTTHFLKGDNAVSFHAGFAFHASSLRRWCDTILKQIAELHARQKDATGFTSAQLAASLRALPEPLLSHALAELQRQKRIIIQDGLVRLQTASNTLDENTAKLLESILQQLQTDGFAPSNSGMLSERLGRSKSDIERALVIAMRTDRAMRLGTDMFFEKSVFANAVQLVRDLLLRQGTVQVSELSKVLTSSRKYVVPFLEYLDMIGITERRGNDRVPGRNFENSQ
- the selA gene encoding L-seryl-tRNA(Sec) selenium transferase; this translates as MCAQNDARRNLPGVDKLLERSELRAYRDRIATPHLTRLVREQLDSAREALARGKEAPDEEQLALRIVREIERRLNSGPRRVINATGVILHTGLGRAPLSAAAIAAVADTARYCDLEFDLESGDRGDRQSHVESLLAWITGADAALMVNNNAAALFLVLNSLAARREVIVSRGQLIEIGGSFRLPEIMARAGAKLIEVGTTNRTRISDFAAAVSDKTAMLLRAYPSNFRVEGFAESVEVADLATLAHSFGALCVDDLGGGLLWDWAKLGMPTEPHVAQSLSAGADLVLVSGDKVLGGPQAGLILGRTELVAKLKKSPLARVLRPGKLEVAALSATLLSFLHPDRPAREVPVWSMFAEMPETTRTRADRLLSLVKGGDWAQIEVCESPAQAGSGTLPATPLPSFALALNPARQSAARFARGLRTARTPVIAVVQNDTVLVNLRTVSDSELTELAETILSVADKKA
- a CDS encoding nodulation protein NfeD; this encodes MLRILLLLMAAACAARAGTVQWLTLDSGIGPVANEMLESALDEARRVDAEALVIELDTPGGLLKTTRMMCKTILASDIPVIVYVAPSGARAGSAGVFITLAAHVAAMAPGTNIGAAHPVGLGGSGGSDTSGVMEGKITNDAAAFARTLAEQRGRNVEWAEQSVRESKSITESEALAMGVIEIIAPSPDSLLVMLDGRIVTVDGRPDTLSTRDAVIAKPPMSMRLRVLDVIADPNIAYILLLIGIYGLFFELYNPGAVFPAVIGGLSLLLSCYSLQLLPVNWAGLLLIAFAIILFVLEIKITSYGLLSVAGVVSMVLGSLMLFQSGTTGLSVGLEIIIPAAIVTALFFALVVGMGLRAQSRKVVTGVEGLVGETGTVSSPLHPNGKVLVHGELWSAHSSQDIERGARVRVTAVNGMELSVEPVTDRITT
- a CDS encoding PEGA domain-containing protein; the protein is MPRRNSRPIVQLVGNLARIVLPLLVITAAAWWILNRDATPQGDLRVTSSVKGVDIFVDGVQTGATTDTVLTGLPTGRRLVTVRALGMIADPEVAIVEIQRDRTAVAVFTLRDSADVVKSDNIASRDRVRQDAFARDEEAVRSIPPAPARRTMMDYEEDVDRETERFERPVTDFIPHQRRSAADTTATDLGSIPIESVRALTGTQITVSSEPVGALIVVNGARTGNRTPHTFRGLDRGIYVFTLELDGHIVKPDSIEVYLTADSQAELAAFSMQPLQQLPVPQLTVQTKPLAAGIRLDGVAVGVGAATISTEYGTRIVEFADVPGYKTPEPVRISVTADAPNQEVVGTYQRLSGSAMVAVVPGENFVRFDASKLRVFVDGELILDGPKGKFDATLMGSLYPGERAIKVQYEDLVAEEIVALMDDQVAELTIRVDSMFGKRKLKFKSKTDIPLDKWQARFKKSSVLTQS
- a CDS encoding 2,3-bisphosphoglycerate-independent phosphoglycerate mutase, with the translated sequence MNTRRIILAILDGYGLAPAGPYNAVTQADTPYLDAMWRDNPSATLITCGEDVGLPAGQMGNSEVGHLNIGAGRVVYQDITRIDVAIRDGSFYSNPVLLSLLAELRARDATLHLLGLISDGGVHSSLNHVRAILETCRRDNFKNVVIHVFTDGRDTPPHSGMDHVATLERWMTEIGVGIIGTVAGRYYAMDRDKRWERLAKAYDALVHGTGLHASTPSAAVQASYDAGTTDEFILPTIIASQTPTRIQNGDGALFFNFRADRARQLTAALTDPAFAEFACPFQLRSYVTMTQYHEAYRFPVLFPPQSLSKILGQVLSQHGLRQLRIAETEKYPHVTFFFNGGQDTPFEQEDRILIQSPKVATYDLQPEMSAPEVTQQLCNAIREQRYEFICVNFANCDMVGHTGVMNAAVSAVEAVDGAVKRMVEAARAADYALLITADHGNAEQMWDPTTNGPHTAHTTNLVPVALLHAPVGMRLRDGGRLADLAPTILEYLQVSQPAEMTGQSLLTR
- a CDS encoding slipin family protein produces the protein MLPLVAFIVVFAVFVISTSIRILNEYERGVVFRLGRVIGVKGPGLIILIPLVDKMVKISLRTVVLDVPPQDVITRDNVSLQVNAVVYFRVMDPSKAVLDVENYMFATSQLSQTTLRSVLGQIQLDEILSEREKINDELQQIIDRQTDPWGIKISLVELKHVDLPQEMKRAMARQAEAERERRAKIIAAEGERQAADQLTEAAAIISKHPQALQLRYLQTLVEIAAENNSTTIFPIPIELLKPFLDSKSDSPRT
- a CDS encoding rRNA pseudouridine synthase, with protein sequence MNRYLARHGVCSRRAADELIASGAVTVNNRRTTRLGVTVDPENDVVHVHGQRVLAALDPKVLMLNKPVGVLSTCKLSREEGTIILDYLPKDRRYFPVGRLDRDSAGLMLITDDGDLAHRLAHPSFGSRKVYRVEVHPQLEYKQAMRLVRGIELADGLARAIEVTQVTASVYDVTLGDGRKRQLRRMITALGSHVISLTRIEQAGIKLGSLRPGRWRELTPTELRLLRAKFAQPTTSKHTED